Proteins co-encoded in one Erinaceus europaeus chromosome 2, mEriEur2.1, whole genome shotgun sequence genomic window:
- the LOC107523405 gene encoding zinc finger protein 14 homolog: MACDSVTFRDVAIDFSQEEWEFLDSSQRDLYRDVMWENYSNFISLGPSNSKPDVMNLLDEGKDPVVVREGTRGHCPDLESKDRISTFSPEKDIYEIYSFQWELMERMKNYSLQISIFRNDWGCKNKVEQQKEPQEGYFGPMKINSEKMITFKKHNFLAEYQIIHNGEKLYECKECRKTFIRRSTLSQHLRIHTGEKPYKCKECGQAFRQRAHLIRHHKLHTGEKPYECKDCGKSFTVLQELTQHQRLHTGEKPYECKECGKAFRVHQQLARHQRIHTGEKPYECKECGKTFRQCTHLTRHQRLHTSEKLYECKECGKAFVCGPDLRVHQKIHFGEKPYECKECGKAFRVCQHLTIHQSIHTGEKPYECKECGKTFRLRQQLVRHQKTHEKPYECMECWKTFSSYSQLISHQSIHIGERPYECEECGKGFRLLSQLTQHQSIHTGKKPFECKECRKPFRLLSQLTQHQSIHTGEKPYECKECGKAFRLYSFLTQHQRIHTGEKPYKCTECKRAFRQHSHLTKHQKIHN; encoded by the exons GATTCAGTGACATTTAGGGATGTGGCCATAGACTTCTCACAAGAAGAATGGGAATTCTTGGACTCCTCCCAGAGAGACTTGTATAGGGATGTGATGTGGGAGAATTATAGCAACTTCATCTCACTAG GACCTTCTAATTCTAAACCAGATGTGATGAACTTATTGGATGAAGGGAAGGATCCGGTGGTTGTGAGGGAAGGGACAAGAGGACACTGCCCTG atttggAATCAAAAGACAGGATCAGTACTTTTTCTCCAGAAAAGGACATTTATGAAATATATTCGTTCCAATGGGAACTTatggaaagaatgaaaaattataGCCTTCAGATCTCTATCTTTAGAAATGACTGGGGATGCAAAAATAAGGTTGAACAGCAAAAAGAACCACAAGAAGGATATTTTGGGCCAATGAAAATTAATTCTGAAAAAATGATCACTTTCAAAAAGCATAATTTTCTTGCTGAGTATCAAATAATTCATAATGGGGAAAAGTTATATGAATGTAAGGAATGCAGAAAGACCTTTATTCGTCGCTCAACGCTTAGTCAACATCTAAGAATTCATACTGGTGAGAAACCTTACAAATGTAAGGAATGTGGACAGGCCTTTAGACAGCGTGCACACCTTATTCGACACCACAAACTTCATACAggtgagaagccctatgaatgcaaGGATTGTGGGAAGTCCTTCACAGTGCTCCAAGAACTTACTCAACATCAGAGACTTCATACAGGTGaaaagccctatgaatgtaaggaGTGTGGAAAAGCCTTTAGAGTACATCAGCAGCTTGCTCGACATCAGCGAATTCACACTGgcgagaaaccctatgaatgtaaggaATGTGGGAAGACCTTTAGGCAATGTACACACCTTACTCGGCATCAGCGACTTCACACTTCTGAGAAGCTCTATGAGTGTAAGGAATGTGGGAAAGCCTTTGTATGTGGTCCAGATCTTAGAGTCCATCAGAAAATTCATTTTGGTGAGAAGCCCTATGAGTGTAAGGAATGTGGAAAGGCTTTCAGGGTATGCCAACATCTTACTATCCATCAGAGTATTCATACTGgtgagaaaccttatgaatgtaaggAATGTGGGAAAACTTTTAGATTAAGGCAACAGCTTGTTCGTCATCAGAAAACTCatgagaaaccttatgaatgtatgGAATGTTGGAAGACCTTCAGTAGTTACTCACAACTTATTTCACATCAGAGCATTCATATTGGTGAGAGACCTTATGAATGTGAAGAATGTGGGAAGGGCTTTAGGCTTCTCTCACAACTTACTCAACATCAAAGTATTCATACTGGTAAGAAACCCTTTGAGTGTAAGGAATGTAGAAAACCTTTTAGACTGCTCTCACAACTTACTCAGCATCAGAGTATTCATACTGGTGAAAAGCCTTATGAATGTAAGGAATGTGGGAAGGCTTTTAGACTTTATTCATTTCTGACTCAACACCAGAGGATTCACACTGGTGAAAAACCCTACAAATGTACAGAGTGTAAGAGAGCCTTTAGACAACATTCACATCTTACTAAACATCAGAAAATCCATAATTGA